Proteins from a single region of Limisphaera ngatamarikiensis:
- a CDS encoding GH32 C-terminal domain-containing protein, producing the protein MAWVDGRRNPGRSKGVEKGAEPSGTGYGRRAPWLRCQYVVALAADLWLALHFAPAADGPTEYWRPGFHFTPERNWMNDPNGLVCYEGEYHLFYQHNPFGDRWGHMSWGHAVSRDLLHWRHLPLALAEQPGYMIFSGSAVVDWRNTSGFGHEGAPPLVAVFTAHRTDRPLQTQHIAWSTDRGRTWQFYEGNPVLDIGEADFRDPKVFWHEPTRRWVMVVAWPHHRKVRFYASPDLREWRHLSDFGPAGCVDGVWECPDLFELPVEGVPGESRWVLVVSVSEGAPNGGSGCQYFVGHFDGLQFTLDPSFPGADPEFVPEGRLLADFEGDDYGSWRVSGTAFGTGPARGTLDRQQPVTGFRGRGLVNSYLGGDGPQGTLRSPPFVITHDYLNFLIGGGAHPDETCMNLWVDGQRVRTATGRNRERLEWQWWEVRPWRGRTGVLEIVDRHSGGWGHINVDHILLADQPARSATRPALWLDAGRDCYAAVTWSDIPEEDGRRLLIGWMVNLEYAGDVPTSPWRGSMTVPRELRLVRTPHGPRLSQRPVRELSALRERGLRVEETNLTGANRSIARSAVCGPRLEIRAEFETRGNSPFGLELFVAPGVATRIECDPAGQRLRVDRGRSGSPRFHAGFDRPIEAPLDGEGHRLQLHVLCDTSTLEVFTGSGRAVVSALVFPPPGAVDWRLWGREDEVKVRRLEAWSLRSARGSLQATR; encoded by the coding sequence GTGTCAGTACGTCGTTGCACTGGCTGCAGACCTGTGGCTTGCACTCCACTTTGCCCCGGCGGCGGACGGACCGACGGAATATTGGCGGCCCGGGTTCCATTTCACCCCGGAACGCAACTGGATGAATGATCCCAACGGACTGGTTTGTTACGAGGGCGAATACCACCTGTTTTACCAGCACAATCCCTTCGGAGACCGTTGGGGTCACATGAGCTGGGGCCATGCGGTCAGTCGGGACCTGTTGCATTGGCGGCATCTCCCGCTGGCCCTGGCGGAACAGCCGGGATACATGATTTTTTCGGGCAGCGCCGTGGTGGACTGGCGGAACACCAGCGGGTTTGGCCATGAGGGCGCGCCTCCGTTGGTGGCGGTTTTCACAGCGCATCGTACGGACCGGCCCTTGCAGACACAGCACATCGCATGGAGCACCGACCGGGGTCGGACCTGGCAGTTTTACGAGGGGAATCCGGTACTGGATATCGGGGAGGCCGACTTTCGCGATCCGAAGGTGTTTTGGCACGAGCCGACCCGGCGTTGGGTCATGGTGGTGGCATGGCCCCACCATCGAAAAGTCCGGTTCTATGCCTCACCGGACCTTCGGGAGTGGAGGCATTTGAGTGATTTTGGTCCGGCGGGATGTGTGGATGGGGTTTGGGAATGTCCGGATCTGTTTGAACTGCCCGTGGAGGGTGTACCGGGCGAATCGCGCTGGGTGTTGGTGGTCAGCGTGAGTGAGGGTGCACCCAATGGCGGCTCCGGTTGCCAGTATTTCGTCGGGCACTTCGACGGCCTGCAGTTCACGCTGGATCCGTCCTTTCCGGGGGCTGATCCGGAGTTTGTGCCTGAAGGCCGCCTGCTGGCGGACTTTGAGGGTGACGATTATGGCTCCTGGCGTGTGAGCGGCACGGCTTTCGGGACCGGTCCGGCGCGGGGGACGCTGGACCGGCAGCAGCCGGTGACCGGTTTTCGCGGTCGGGGGTTGGTCAATTCCTATCTGGGCGGGGACGGTCCGCAGGGGACCTTGCGTTCGCCTCCGTTTGTGATCACGCACGATTACCTGAACTTTCTGATCGGGGGTGGCGCGCACCCGGATGAGACGTGCATGAACCTGTGGGTGGACGGCCAACGGGTGCGGACTGCGACCGGGCGGAATCGCGAGAGGTTGGAGTGGCAGTGGTGGGAGGTTCGACCGTGGCGGGGCAGGACGGGTGTGTTGGAAATTGTGGATCGACACTCGGGCGGCTGGGGCCACATCAACGTAGACCACATTCTTCTGGCCGATCAGCCGGCCCGTTCGGCGACCCGCCCTGCGCTGTGGCTGGATGCCGGACGGGATTGCTATGCCGCGGTCACATGGTCGGACATTCCGGAAGAGGACGGGCGCCGCCTCCTGATCGGTTGGATGGTGAACCTCGAATATGCCGGTGACGTTCCCACGTCGCCCTGGCGCGGATCCATGACGGTGCCACGGGAACTGCGGCTGGTCCGGACCCCGCATGGCCCGCGTTTGAGCCAGCGGCCGGTGCGGGAGCTGAGCGCGTTGCGGGAGCGTGGCTTGCGCGTGGAGGAGACGAACCTGACCGGGGCCAATCGGAGCATTGCCCGATCAGCGGTGTGCGGACCACGGTTGGAGATTCGTGCGGAGTTCGAGACTCGGGGGAACTCCCCTTTCGGTCTCGAACTGTTTGTGGCCCCGGGCGTGGCCACGCGGATCGAGTGCGATCCCGCCGGCCAGCGGCTCCGGGTGGACCGTGGAAGGTCGGGCTCGCCGCGGTTCCATGCCGGTTTTGACCGGCCGATCGAGGCTCCGCTGGATGGGGAAGGGCATCGGCTGCAGCTCCATGTGCTTTGTGACACCTCCACGCTGGAGGTGTTTACGGGCTCGGGCCGGGCCGTGGTCAGTGCACTGGTGTTTCCACCGCCGGGTGCGGTGGATTGGCGGCTCTGGGGACGGGAGGACGAGGTGAAGGTCCGCCGCTTGGAAGCGTGGTCTCTCCGGTCCGCCCGCGGAAGCCTTCAGGCCACGCGGTAA
- a CDS encoding SIR2 family NAD-dependent protein deacylase yields MDTDWDALVRILRDANKLLIFTGAGISTASGIPDFRGPGGVWTRRRPVTWQEFLSSHEARVAHWEYKLEGWTAFRDARPNPAHYAVVELERAGKVLLVVTQNIDGLHQLAGTAPERLVELHGTNRRIECIRCGKRFEPDPVFDEFRLTRQPPRCACGGWLKPATISFGQPLRPEDLDRAYAGAEECDAVVALGSSLSVYPAADVPLTAARRGVPYAIVNRGPTEHDGLPVVTARVEGDVSVVFPEAVRAALGPVE; encoded by the coding sequence ATGGACACGGATTGGGACGCGCTGGTACGGATTCTGCGGGACGCGAACAAGCTGCTGATTTTCACCGGAGCGGGCATATCCACCGCCAGCGGGATTCCGGATTTCCGCGGGCCGGGCGGGGTTTGGACGCGCCGTCGGCCGGTGACCTGGCAGGAGTTCCTTTCATCGCACGAGGCCAGGGTGGCCCATTGGGAATACAAGTTGGAGGGGTGGACGGCCTTTCGCGATGCGCGCCCGAATCCGGCGCATTATGCGGTGGTGGAACTGGAGCGGGCGGGCAAGGTATTGTTGGTGGTCACACAAAACATTGACGGGTTGCACCAGTTGGCGGGGACCGCGCCCGAGCGATTGGTGGAACTGCACGGGACCAATCGCCGGATTGAATGCATCCGGTGCGGGAAACGATTCGAGCCGGATCCCGTGTTTGATGAGTTTCGTCTCACGCGGCAGCCGCCGCGCTGCGCGTGCGGCGGGTGGTTGAAACCCGCCACGATCAGTTTTGGTCAGCCCCTGCGGCCGGAGGATCTGGACCGGGCGTATGCAGGGGCGGAGGAGTGCGACGCTGTTGTGGCGCTTGGCTCGTCATTGAGCGTGTACCCTGCTGCCGACGTCCCATTGACGGCGGCGCGGCGCGGGGTGCCGTACGCCATCGTAAACCGGGGACCCACCGAACACGACGGTCTGCCAGTGGTGACCGCGCGTGTGGAAGGGGACGTTTCGGTGGTGTTTCCGGAAGCTGTGCGGGCGGCGTTGGGCCCCGTGGAGTAG
- a CDS encoding Gfo/Idh/MocA family protein, whose product MENTQPTSTRPITRRTFIFLSSVAAGGLAFSGCVRPRPRRISPNEKLNIGVVGAAGKGASDTDHCASENIVALCDVDEAYAAGQIKKYPKARFYRDWRKMLEQEKSLDAVIISAPDHLHGIVAATAIRMGKHVYCQKPLTQTVYEARLLRKLAREYRVVTQMGNQGSAEDGLRRAVECIQAGLIGQVREVHVWSNRPIWPQGMGRPPGEDPVPPTLDWDLWLGPAPWRPYKRDVYHPFNWRGWQDFGTGALGDMACHTANMPFRALKLGYPTEVEAWSSGMNKESFPLKSRIRFQFPAREGLAPVTFWWYDGGNPLKDNPYRHDGNNKPPREVTADVEAMMGTVPGSGCILIGDKGVLFSPDDYGARFFLKLKGEKEMVDGQKHEAVRAIPQTIERNRFEGDADRRQHLEWIAACKGNGRCYSDFEIAAYLTEIILLGCVALQVGKRLEWDGPNMRAKNAPEAAQYIKRTYRKGWEI is encoded by the coding sequence ATGGAAAACACTCAACCAACTTCTACCCGACCGATCACGCGCAGGACGTTCATCTTCCTCAGCTCGGTGGCCGCTGGTGGTTTGGCCTTCAGTGGATGTGTACGACCCCGACCACGGCGGATCTCGCCCAACGAAAAACTCAACATTGGCGTCGTGGGTGCAGCCGGAAAAGGCGCCAGCGATACCGACCACTGCGCCAGTGAGAACATCGTGGCCCTGTGCGACGTGGACGAAGCCTACGCCGCCGGCCAGATCAAGAAATATCCCAAGGCACGCTTCTACCGCGACTGGCGGAAGATGCTCGAGCAGGAGAAATCGCTCGACGCGGTCATTATCTCCGCGCCCGACCACCTGCATGGGATTGTGGCCGCCACCGCCATCCGGATGGGCAAGCACGTGTACTGCCAGAAGCCCCTCACCCAGACCGTTTACGAGGCGCGGCTGCTCCGGAAACTTGCCCGCGAGTATCGGGTGGTCACCCAGATGGGCAATCAGGGCAGCGCCGAGGACGGTCTGCGCCGCGCGGTCGAATGCATCCAGGCCGGCTTGATCGGCCAGGTTCGCGAGGTCCATGTATGGAGCAACCGCCCCATCTGGCCTCAGGGCATGGGACGGCCCCCGGGTGAAGACCCCGTCCCGCCCACCCTCGATTGGGACCTGTGGCTGGGTCCGGCCCCATGGCGCCCCTATAAGAGGGATGTTTACCATCCCTTCAATTGGCGCGGCTGGCAGGACTTCGGCACCGGTGCACTGGGCGACATGGCCTGTCACACGGCCAACATGCCGTTCCGGGCTTTGAAACTGGGTTACCCGACCGAGGTGGAGGCATGGTCCTCCGGCATGAACAAGGAAAGCTTCCCGCTCAAGTCCCGTATCCGCTTCCAATTCCCCGCCCGCGAAGGGTTGGCACCGGTAACCTTCTGGTGGTACGACGGAGGCAATCCGCTGAAGGACAATCCGTATCGGCACGACGGGAACAACAAGCCCCCGCGCGAAGTGACCGCCGACGTGGAAGCCATGATGGGCACCGTGCCCGGCAGCGGTTGCATTCTCATTGGTGACAAGGGCGTGCTCTTCTCACCCGACGATTACGGAGCCCGCTTCTTCCTCAAGCTCAAGGGCGAAAAAGAAATGGTCGACGGCCAGAAACACGAAGCGGTCAGGGCCATCCCCCAAACCATCGAGCGGAACCGCTTCGAGGGAGATGCCGACCGACGGCAGCACCTTGAGTGGATCGCCGCCTGCAAGGGCAACGGACGGTGCTACTCCGATTTCGAAATTGCGGCCTACCTGACGGAGATCATCCTCCTGGGGTGTGTGGCCTTGCAGGTGGGCAAACGGCTCGAATGGGACGGACCCAACATGCGCGCCAAGAACGCGCCCGAGGCAGCCCAGTACATCAAACGCACCTACCGCAAAGGCTGGGAAATCTGA
- a CDS encoding VPDSG-CTERM sorting domain-containing protein, which translates to MIVAVLRAAIGADPLSGAEHVFRVSDGVTDPGEPFELTERHFFTWGVRGFSPGPTEELQDAVLIISLPEKAGLRHGTPRIRVHLLDSAENPANGRPDEGLPPRGRLRRYEWPSGEPTVRLRGPYLPWTTQVEILTETFEDSADGHPRVVRCSLGERGLMEYFRTFLANGGNFGLAMDADGQVGRPLVRFVVITRERAPLPIRTWERPVPRIGDHPVRMPDGGSTWVLLGLGLGGLGLWLWLRRR; encoded by the coding sequence GTGATAGTGGCAGTGCTCCGGGCCGCCATTGGGGCGGACCCGCTGAGCGGGGCGGAGCACGTGTTTCGGGTCAGCGACGGCGTCACCGACCCCGGAGAGCCGTTTGAGCTGACTGAACGGCATTTTTTCACGTGGGGTGTGCGCGGGTTCAGTCCCGGGCCCACTGAGGAGCTTCAGGACGCCGTACTGATCATTTCGCTACCTGAGAAAGCCGGGCTGCGACACGGTACGCCCCGCATCCGGGTCCATTTGTTGGATAGTGCAGAAAACCCCGCCAACGGACGGCCGGATGAGGGGTTGCCGCCGCGGGGACGGCTCCGACGCTATGAATGGCCCTCCGGAGAGCCCACGGTGCGGCTGCGTGGTCCTTACCTTCCATGGACGACCCAGGTGGAGATCTTGACCGAGACCTTTGAGGATTCGGCCGATGGACACCCGCGCGTGGTGCGGTGCTCCCTGGGTGAGCGCGGCCTGATGGAATATTTCCGGACCTTTCTGGCCAACGGCGGAAACTTCGGGTTGGCCATGGATGCCGACGGGCAGGTGGGCCGGCCGCTGGTACGGTTCGTGGTGATTACACGGGAAAGGGCACCTCTGCCGATTCGTACCTGGGAACGCCCTGTGCCGAGGATCGGCGATCACCCGGTTCGCATGCCCGATGGGGGTTCCACATGGGTGTTACTGGGGTTGGGCCTGGGCGGTTTGGGCCTCTGGCTGTGGCTGCGGCGACGATGA
- the bioA gene encoding adenosylmethionine--8-amino-7-oxononanoate transaminase, with translation MHRLAQLDHRFVWHPFTQMRDWLREEPIVIVSGKGARLYDVYGREYLDANSSIWTNLHGHNHPRLNTALVRQLRKIAHSSALGLANEPASLLAAELVQAAQIPGARGPRLTKVFYSDDGSTALEVALKLTYEYTRRTRGRRSRPRFLSLDGAYHGDTLGAVALGHIPLFHQTWRGLLFRTDTVMAPYCYRCPFNRARPERADARSYRQCRWECVDEVARRLEHQTRQRGEPYAAMVVEPLIQGAAGMIPQPEGWLARVHELLRQQGIMLIADEVMTAFGRTGLPRHWQGSPERAPLFACQHEKVRPDFLCLAKGLTGGYLPLAATLTTREVFDAFLGRYDEFKTFFHGHSYTANQLGTATALENLRLLRSAASLRTRRRLQEALARELQVLWSIPQIGDIRQVGLVVGVELVRDWTTREPFELEEQAGIRVCKAMARRGVLTRPIGNVVVLMPPYCTSPRQVRQIVHALAEACEETFSRSASARSTHR, from the coding sequence ATGCATCGGCTCGCACAGCTGGATCATCGGTTTGTCTGGCACCCGTTCACCCAGATGCGGGATTGGCTAAGGGAGGAGCCAATCGTCATCGTCTCGGGCAAGGGCGCCCGGTTATACGACGTGTACGGTCGCGAGTACCTCGATGCCAACAGCTCCATCTGGACCAATCTCCACGGGCACAACCATCCCCGACTGAACACCGCCCTTGTCCGCCAGCTCCGGAAAATCGCGCACAGCTCCGCGCTCGGGCTGGCCAACGAACCGGCATCGCTGCTGGCAGCGGAGCTGGTTCAAGCCGCCCAAATCCCGGGAGCCAGAGGTCCCAGGTTGACCAAGGTGTTTTACTCCGACGACGGGTCCACCGCCCTCGAGGTGGCCCTGAAACTGACCTACGAGTACACCCGGCGCACCCGGGGCCGACGCTCACGGCCCAGGTTTCTTTCCCTGGACGGGGCCTACCATGGCGACACCCTCGGCGCGGTGGCCCTCGGCCATATTCCCTTGTTCCACCAGACCTGGCGTGGATTGCTGTTCCGTACCGACACCGTCATGGCGCCCTATTGCTACCGTTGCCCGTTCAACCGCGCCCGACCCGAACGGGCCGACGCAAGAAGCTACCGACAGTGCCGTTGGGAGTGCGTCGACGAGGTGGCTCGGCGCCTCGAACACCAAACCCGGCAGCGGGGCGAACCCTATGCCGCCATGGTCGTGGAACCGCTCATCCAGGGCGCCGCCGGCATGATCCCACAGCCGGAGGGCTGGCTGGCCCGCGTCCATGAACTGCTGCGCCAGCAAGGGATCATGCTCATCGCAGACGAAGTGATGACCGCGTTTGGCAGAACCGGCCTGCCCCGGCACTGGCAGGGATCACCGGAGCGGGCACCACTATTTGCGTGCCAACACGAAAAGGTGAGACCCGATTTCCTGTGCCTGGCCAAGGGCCTCACCGGAGGTTACCTCCCGCTGGCCGCCACCCTGACCACCCGCGAGGTCTTTGATGCCTTCCTGGGTCGGTATGACGAATTTAAGACCTTCTTCCACGGCCACAGCTACACCGCCAACCAGCTCGGCACTGCAACGGCCTTGGAGAACCTCCGATTGCTCCGCTCCGCCGCATCCTTGAGAACTCGCCGGCGGCTCCAGGAAGCACTGGCCAGGGAACTCCAGGTGCTCTGGTCCATACCCCAGATCGGGGATATCCGACAGGTGGGCCTTGTGGTGGGGGTGGAACTGGTCCGCGATTGGACCACCCGCGAGCCGTTTGAATTGGAAGAACAAGCGGGCATTCGAGTGTGCAAGGCCATGGCCCGCCGGGGCGTCCTGACCCGGCCGATCGGCAACGTGGTCGTTCTCATGCCTCCGTACTGCACGTCTCCACGCCAGGTGCGGCAGATTGTTCACGCACTGGCCGAGGCCTGCGAAGAAACCTTCAGCCGAAGCGCCTCCGCCCGAAGCACGCACCGCTGA
- a CDS encoding aminotransferase class I/II-fold pyridoxal phosphate-dependent enzyme produces the protein MSARWDEPLAKALEQRQQLGLLRQLMPVESGDSRTLVVEGRSLVNFGSNDYLGLARHPAVCEAAMRAIRDWGAGSTASRLICGSLAPHHELEQELAEFKGTEAALTFATGHATALGTIPALVGQGDFVLLDRLSHACLVDAARASGAMIRVFRHNDLEDLHHLLAWADRERSKAARSPRPPRILVITESVFSMDGDRAPLRDLVELKDRYGAWLMVDEAHATGLFGTRGEGCIGEADLTERVEVQMGTLGKALGSAGGFIAGTRRLVDWLVQQARTFMFSTAPPPAQAAAARAAIELVRGPEGDQLRSRLWENVRQAAAALAGAGPAHAPGSHQPQSAILPWIVGDNQRALDCAAAAREAGLFIPAVRYPAVGRKSARLRITISAAHQPADIEKLRAFAESARQRFNLAREGSDG, from the coding sequence ATGAGCGCAAGGTGGGATGAACCGTTGGCCAAGGCGCTGGAGCAGCGGCAGCAGCTCGGCCTGCTCCGGCAACTGATGCCGGTTGAGTCCGGGGACAGCCGGACCCTCGTGGTGGAGGGGCGATCGCTCGTCAATTTCGGGTCCAACGACTATTTGGGGCTGGCACGACACCCCGCCGTGTGTGAGGCCGCCATGCGTGCCATCCGGGATTGGGGCGCGGGCAGCACGGCCTCCCGATTGATCTGCGGGTCTCTGGCTCCGCACCACGAATTGGAACAGGAACTGGCCGAGTTCAAGGGTACCGAGGCCGCGTTGACCTTCGCCACCGGCCATGCCACGGCCCTGGGTACCATTCCGGCCCTGGTCGGGCAGGGTGATTTCGTGCTGTTGGATCGGCTGTCGCATGCCTGTCTGGTGGATGCCGCCAGGGCCTCGGGCGCCATGATCCGGGTGTTCCGCCACAACGACCTGGAAGACCTGCACCACTTGCTGGCCTGGGCCGACCGGGAGCGCAGCAAAGCCGCAAGGAGCCCGCGTCCGCCCCGGATCCTGGTGATTACCGAATCCGTGTTCAGCATGGATGGCGACCGTGCGCCGTTACGCGACCTGGTGGAGTTGAAGGATCGTTATGGCGCGTGGCTGATGGTGGACGAAGCCCACGCCACGGGTCTGTTCGGCACCCGGGGTGAGGGCTGCATCGGTGAGGCCGATCTGACGGAACGGGTGGAGGTGCAGATGGGAACCCTGGGAAAAGCTCTGGGCAGTGCCGGTGGGTTCATTGCCGGGACACGGCGGCTGGTGGACTGGCTGGTCCAGCAGGCGCGCACATTCATGTTCAGTACGGCACCCCCGCCGGCCCAGGCAGCCGCAGCCCGGGCAGCCATCGAGCTGGTCCGGGGGCCGGAAGGAGACCAACTTCGGTCGCGCCTGTGGGAAAACGTTCGGCAAGCAGCCGCCGCTCTCGCCGGGGCCGGACCGGCCCACGCGCCAGGATCGCACCAACCCCAAAGTGCCATTCTACCGTGGATCGTGGGGGACAACCAACGAGCCCTGGATTGTGCTGCAGCGGCACGCGAAGCCGGTCTGTTCATCCCCGCAGTGCGATATCCGGCGGTGGGCCGCAAAAGCGCGCGGCTCCGCATCACCATCAGTGCCGCTCACCAGCCGGCCGACATTGAAAAGTTGCGGGCGTTCGCGGAATCCGCCCGGCAAAGATTCAATCTGGCCAGAGAAGGTTCCGACGGTTAA
- a CDS encoding amidohydrolase family protein, with protein MSQPPVPDGAVWIAGDRIRAVGRWPDLKPARPARVVDLGEVLVLPGLVNAHCHLDYTDLAGCLPPPRSFTDWIKHITRAKDRWTVEDFRRSWLRGAQMLLRSGCTAVADVEAVPELLPGCWNGTPLRVISFLEMTGIRARRDPRQVLAETLAVLERLQHPRCSAGLSPHAPYSTRPELLRMAAQEARRRGLRLTIHVAESEEEFAMFRDAAGPMYDWLLRHERDMQDCGGVSPVQHLHRTSCLGANLLAVHANCLARGDAALLARHNVTVVHCPRSHRYFGHPPFPWQRLLRARVRICVGTDSLASVRGQGRCRPELSLFDELQELQRTQPWLSPIRLLRMVTLEPARALGLQGRIGELVEGAFADLTVLPGAGVRSARQAWEAAAAHEGPVESVFIGGVRVWPTSPRA; from the coding sequence ATGTCACAACCGCCGGTCCCCGACGGAGCGGTGTGGATTGCAGGAGATCGAATTCGCGCCGTGGGCCGATGGCCGGATCTGAAGCCGGCGCGGCCGGCGCGGGTGGTGGACCTGGGGGAGGTCTTGGTTTTGCCCGGTCTGGTAAACGCCCATTGTCACCTGGACTATACCGACCTGGCGGGTTGCCTGCCTCCGCCGCGGTCGTTCACGGACTGGATCAAGCATATCACCCGGGCCAAGGACCGCTGGACGGTGGAGGATTTTCGTCGGTCGTGGCTGAGGGGCGCCCAAATGTTGCTCCGGAGCGGCTGCACCGCCGTGGCTGATGTGGAAGCCGTGCCCGAATTGCTACCGGGCTGTTGGAATGGCACGCCGCTGCGGGTGATCTCGTTTCTGGAGATGACCGGAATCCGCGCCCGCCGGGATCCCCGCCAGGTACTGGCTGAAACACTGGCCGTACTGGAACGGCTCCAGCACCCGCGATGCAGCGCCGGACTCTCCCCGCATGCGCCCTACTCCACCCGACCCGAACTGTTACGGATGGCAGCGCAGGAGGCGCGGCGCCGAGGCCTGCGGTTGACCATTCACGTGGCCGAGTCCGAGGAGGAGTTTGCGATGTTTCGCGATGCCGCGGGTCCCATGTACGATTGGCTTCTGCGACATGAGCGGGACATGCAGGACTGCGGCGGGGTGAGTCCTGTGCAACATTTGCACCGGACAAGTTGTTTGGGGGCCAATCTGCTGGCCGTGCATGCCAACTGCCTGGCCCGGGGTGACGCTGCCCTGCTGGCCCGCCACAACGTCACCGTGGTCCACTGCCCGCGAAGTCACCGGTATTTCGGGCATCCGCCGTTTCCCTGGCAACGGCTGCTGCGAGCCAGGGTGCGCATCTGCGTGGGCACGGACAGCCTCGCCTCGGTCCGTGGCCAAGGGCGCTGCAGGCCCGAGCTGAGCCTGTTCGACGAGCTGCAAGAGCTGCAACGAACGCAGCCCTGGCTCAGTCCCATCCGGCTGCTGCGCATGGTGACTTTGGAACCGGCCCGTGCGCTGGGATTGCAGGGGCGGATCGGGGAGCTGGTAGAAGGCGCCTTTGCAGACCTTACGGTGTTGCCGGGCGCAGGTGTACGTTCCGCCCGGCAGGCATGGGAGGCGGCGGCAGCGCATGAGGGGCCGGTGGAGTCGGTGTTCATCGGCGGGGTCCGGGTCTGGCCCACAAGCCCCCGGGCATGA
- the hpf gene encoding ribosome hibernation-promoting factor, HPF/YfiA family, with amino-acid sequence MKLVLSTHNLQLTEAIENHLVGKLEKLGRLLRRAVDARVILERDHARAPEKQFVCSIRLGVRGPDLYAEDCENDLYAAIDKVVKKLEQQVRKLHNKQKARKHKQGAATKRRRQEATL; translated from the coding sequence ATGAAGCTGGTTCTGTCCACACACAACCTCCAGCTCACGGAGGCCATCGAAAACCACCTGGTGGGCAAGCTGGAGAAACTGGGCCGCCTGCTCCGACGCGCGGTGGATGCGCGTGTGATTCTGGAACGCGATCATGCACGCGCACCGGAAAAGCAATTTGTCTGTTCCATTCGTCTGGGCGTGCGCGGTCCGGACCTCTACGCGGAGGATTGCGAGAACGATCTGTACGCCGCCATTGACAAGGTGGTGAAGAAGCTCGAGCAGCAGGTGCGTAAACTCCATAACAAACAAAAAGCCCGTAAACACAAACAGGGCGCTGCAACCAAACGGCGTCGCCAAGAGGCAACCCTTTAA
- a CDS encoding bifunctional 3,4-dihydroxy-2-butanone-4-phosphate synthase/GTP cyclohydrolase II, which translates to MRASFDSIESVLADLRKGRMVIVVDDADRENEGDLVMAAQFVTPRAVNFMAKYGRGLICVPTTAERLQQLGIDSMVKDNRDTFRTDFQVSVDAAKGITTGISAADRARTIQVMADPTAVPDDLVRPGHVFPLRAKPGGVLQRAGHTEAAVDLVKLAGLRPIAVICEIMNEDGTMMRLPQLRRFARKHKLKLCTIADLIQYRRSREKLIERVETVQLPTPYGMFKLHLYRSLVDGQHHLALVMGEVAGRENVLVRVHSECLTGDVFGSLRCDCGPQLHAAMERIAREGRGVIVYMRQEGRGIGLPAKIRAYRLQEQGLDTVEANHKLGFPMDLREYGLGAQILSDLGLRTIRLLTNNPKKLIGLEGHGLKVVEQIPLRIPPNPYNRRYLKTKREKMGHLL; encoded by the coding sequence ATGCGGGCTTCGTTCGATTCCATCGAGTCCGTCCTGGCCGACCTGCGCAAAGGGCGCATGGTCATTGTGGTGGACGATGCCGACCGGGAAAACGAGGGCGACCTGGTGATGGCCGCCCAGTTCGTCACGCCCCGGGCGGTCAATTTCATGGCCAAGTATGGTCGCGGCCTGATTTGCGTCCCCACCACCGCCGAGCGCCTCCAGCAGTTGGGCATCGACAGCATGGTCAAGGACAACCGTGACACGTTCCGAACCGATTTCCAGGTCAGCGTGGACGCCGCCAAGGGGATCACCACCGGCATCAGCGCCGCCGACCGAGCCCGCACCATCCAGGTCATGGCCGATCCGACCGCCGTGCCGGACGATCTGGTCCGGCCGGGTCACGTCTTTCCCTTGCGTGCCAAACCCGGCGGCGTGCTCCAGCGCGCCGGTCATACCGAAGCCGCGGTGGACCTGGTCAAACTGGCCGGGCTCCGACCCATCGCCGTCATCTGCGAGATCATGAATGAGGACGGGACCATGATGCGGCTTCCCCAACTGCGCCGCTTTGCCCGCAAACACAAACTCAAACTCTGCACCATTGCCGACCTCATCCAGTACCGCCGCAGCCGCGAGAAACTCATTGAGCGGGTCGAAACGGTTCAACTACCCACCCCGTACGGCATGTTCAAGCTTCACCTCTACCGCTCCCTTGTGGACGGCCAGCATCACCTGGCCCTGGTCATGGGCGAGGTTGCCGGCCGGGAAAACGTACTGGTCCGTGTCCACAGCGAATGTCTCACCGGTGATGTCTTCGGTTCCCTGCGCTGCGACTGCGGTCCGCAGCTCCATGCCGCCATGGAACGGATCGCCCGGGAGGGCCGAGGTGTCATTGTGTACATGCGCCAGGAAGGCCGCGGGATCGGTCTGCCGGCCAAAATCCGCGCCTACCGGCTTCAGGAGCAGGGTCTCGACACCGTGGAAGCCAACCACAAGCTCGGTTTTCCCATGGACCTCCGCGAATACGGGTTGGGCGCCCAGATTCTGAGCGATCTCGGCCTGCGCACCATCCGGCTGCTCACCAACAATCCCAAAAAGCTGATCGGCCTGGAGGGGCACGGGCTCAAGGTCGTCGAACAGATTCCACTTCGCATCCCCCCCAACCCCTACAACCGCCGTTATCTGAAAACGAAACGGGAAAAGATGGGCCACCTGTTGTGA